The sequence CGTCGTTGCTCACGCCATGCCTCCGTCCTGCTGGTGGGCCTGCACACTACCCGCGCCGGGCGCCGCCTGGTGCGGGATGCGGGCCTCTTCCGGTTCCGCGGATTCCGGCGGGGGCGCGGCGGCCTCGGCGGCGGCCTCGCGGCCGGCGATGACCTCGTTGACGGCGTCCAGGACGCCCCGGTAGCCGGAGCAGCGGCAGAGGTTGCCGCACAGCGCCCGGCGGGTCTCCAGCTCGCTGGGGGCGTGGTTGCCCTCCAGGAGGTCGTGGACGGTCATCGCCATGCCGGGGATGCAGAAGCCGCACTGGACGGCCCCGCAGGAGGCCAGCGCCCGCTGCACGTCGGACGGTTCCCCGTCGACGGCCAGGCCCTCGACCGTACGGACCTCGCTGCCGGCCGTGGTGGCGGCGGGGACCAGGCAGGAGGCGACGAGACGGCCGTCCACCTGGACGTTGCACGCCCCGCACTCGCCCTGCGAGCAGCCGTCCTTGGCACCGGCCAGGCCGAGGCGCTCGCGCAGCACGTAGAGCAGCGACTCACCGATCCAGGCATCGGTGACGGGCCGGTCCACGCCGTTCACGTGCAGCGTGTACGAGGCGGCGGGGTGCTCGCTGGGCAGCGGGGGCCCGGCGGCGGGCGGGGTGTCGGACGCCTCCGCCACGGGCTCCGGTCCGGCGTCCGGGACGACGTCCTCGTCCGCCGGTACGGATGCGGGTGCCGGCCGTTCGGCGGCTTCGGGCTGCTCTCCGGCGGCCGGCCGCGCCTCGGGGAGTTCCGACGGGACACCCGGGGTGGCGTCGGAGGGGACGTTCGAGAGCGCGTCCGAGAGCGCGTCCGACGGAGCGTCTTCGCGGCTCCGGGCAGGCGCGTCATCAGCGGCGGCGGCATCGGGCGCGTTCTCGGCGGCCTGTTCCGCTTCCGCTTCGGCGTCCGTTTCGGCTTCCGTTTCCGCTTCCGCGGCCGAAGGCTCCGCCGGCGGAGGCTCCGGCGCCAAAGGCTCCGGCGCCGGTTCCCGCGTCGCCCACGGCGCGGTCGCGCCGCCCGGCAGGGTCGCGGGGCGGTCCGCGTACCAGTCGGCGGCCGGCGGGGCGGTGTAGAGCTCGCCGGAGTCGTCGGAGAGCGGCCCGGACGCCGGGGTCTCCGGGGCCTCCGGGGCAGGCGGCGGCCAGGCCGTGGCGTCGACGGACCACTGACCGGTGGCGGCCGGGTCGCCCGCGTACGGCTCCTGGTAGGGGCTCGGCGGCTGCTGCGCCCCGGGGGGCGGGTAGCCGTAGCCGGACTGCTGGTTCGGGTCGGGCCAGTGCACCGCGCCCTGCGCGGGCGGCTGCGCCTGCGTGCCGTGCTCCTGCTGCCCGGCCTGCGGCGGCGGGGGCTGGACGGCCCAGTTGCCGGTGGCGGCGGGGTCGAGCCCGGCGGCGGGGGTCAGCGGCAGGATCATCGGCGGCACGTATCCGTGGCCGGGGGCGGCCAGCGGGATGTCCGCGAGATCCTCCGGCGGCAGGTGGACGAAGGCGGTCGCCTCGCCGTCGTACTCCCCGCCCTGCGGGGTCGGCTCCCAGCCGCCGTGCTGCTCGGCGGGGTTCTCCTTGCTCACGACAGTGCCCTCCCCAGCGCGCGTCGGGCCAGCGCGGCGACGGTGCGCCGCAGATGCAGTACGGCGGGGGGCAGCGGCGGTGCCTGGCCCCCGTCGGCGGGTGGTTCCTGGTCCGGGATGCAGGCGGCCGCGACGTACTCGCCGAAGGCGGCCAGCGCGTCGGGCGCGAGGCCGCGCGCCCCGTCCCAGTCGATCAGCGAGGCGATCCAGCGCTCGGCCTCCAGCGGGCGCAGCGGCATCGGCGCGATGGCGCCGACCGCGCAGCGCACCCCGCGCCTGGCCGGGTCGAGGACGATCGCGACGGAGGCGGTGGCGCGGCCGGGGCCGGTGCGCCCGGTGGCCTTGAGGAAGACCTGCGGGGCGTGCAGCAGGGGCACGCGGACGAAGCCGATCAGCTCGGCGGGCTCCAGCATCTCGCGCCCGGCCAGCAGGTGCGAGACCGGGATCTCACGGCGGGCGCCGCCGGGTCCCGCGATGACGAGTTCGGCCTCCAGCGCGGCGAGCACCGGAAGCGCGTCGCCGGTCGGGGCGGCGGTGGCGATGTTGCCGCCGAGCGTCCCGGCGTTGCGGATCTGCGGGGGGCCCGCGGCACGCGCGGAGGCGGCGAGCGCGGGGATGAGGGCCGCGAAGTCGGGCCGTCCCATGCGGGCGTGGGTCAGGCCGGCGCCCAGCAGGGCGTGACCGTCCTGGTAGTGCCAGCCGCGCAGCTCACTGATCCGGCCGAGACCGACCAGACCGGAGGGGCGCAGGAGCCCCTTGTTGACGGCCGACATCAGGTCCGTGCCGCCTGCCACGGGGACGGCGGCCGGCATGGCGCCGAGTGCCGCCACGGCCTCGTCCAGTGAGGCAGGCAGCGTGACGGACTGCGCCGCCTGCGGTGCGTGCGTGGTCAACCCAGCTGCCCCTTCCCGGTGTCCCGGCGCTCCCGCCTGTTTCGCCGTACGGTACGTGCTCGAAGCCCGGACGTGGCAACTCTGGCACATCTTCGGACCGGCCCGACGCGCAGGTCCGCGAAGGGAGCATCCGTCCGCAGTCAGGGTAATGGTCCCGGTTTCCCGACTGTTCGGCGGTGAGTTCCCTTTGCCGGTCTTCTGTGTACTCGTACGGCTTCATCCGTTCCGGGAGTACCCCGCTTCATGACGCCGCCACCACGGTCGCAGGGACCGTGGTGGCGGGAGAGGGCGTTGCGGCCTGGCTCACACGTTCGGGGGTGCTCCCTCGATCGGGCGTCCGAGAATGCCGGGGCGCTTCTGCCAGGGCAGCGGGCCGGACGGCGGCCGGTAGCCGACGCCGAGCGCGTCGAGCCGGGCGTAGTGGGCGTTCATGCGGCGCTCGAAGCCGGCGAAGTCCCGTTCGGCGGGGGCGGGCAGGGCCGACCAGGCGACCTCGGCGAAGGCGGCGAGACGGGGGAAGACCTGGTAGTCGACGCGGGAGCGGTTCTGCATGACCTCGGACCAGACGTTGGCCTGGGTGCCGAGGACGTGCCGGGCCGCTTCCTCGCCCAGGGCCGGCGGAACGGGTTCGAAGCGGTAGACGTCCTCCAGGGTGCGGACGTATCCGATGGGCATCGGCTCGTCGGGGCCGCCGTGCTGACGGTGGTCCAGGTAGACCTGCTGCTCGGGGCACATCACCACGTCGTGCCCGGCCTCGGCGGCCGCGATGCCGCCGGCGTAGCCGCGCCAGGAGGAGACGGCGGCGCCGGGGGCGAGGCCGCCCTCCAGGATCTCGTCCCAGCCGATGAGCCGGCGGCCGCGCGCGGTGAGCCAGGTGTCGAAGTGGCGGATGAACCAGGACTGGAGCTCGTCCTCGTCGGCGAGGCCGAGTTCCTTGATGCGGGCCTGGGCGGCCGGCGACTGCTTCCACTGGTCCTTGGGGCACTCGTCGCCGCCGATGTGGACGAACGGCGAGGTCTCCGGCGGGAAGAGTTCGAGGAGTTCCTCGAAGACGCCCTCGTAGAACCGCAGGACGTGGTCGGTGGGGGCCAGGACGTTCGGGGTGACGCCCCAGTCGTCCCAGACGGTGAGGGCCGCGGTGTCGACGACGTCGGTGTTGC comes from Streptomyces sp. Mut1 and encodes:
- a CDS encoding beta-N-acetylhexosaminidase is translated as MDLELIPAPLRADDRGRCGFVLDPSTTIAAAPGTETTERWLRATLGAAFGLPLAPGTDTAPRAIVLRTDDSLEPEGYRLTTGPDESVAITGGSPAGVFWGAQTLRQLLGPEAFRRAPVGEAATAGFGFTDIEDAPRFGWRGLMLDVARHFMPKDDVLRYLDLLAAHKLNVFHFHLSDDQGWRVEIKRHPRLTEIGAWRARTKYGHRASELWDEMPHGGYYTQDDIREIVAYAAARHIRVVPEIDIPGHSQAAISAYPELGNTDVVDTAALTVWDDWGVTPNVLAPTDHVLRFYEGVFEELLELFPPETSPFVHIGGDECPKDQWKQSPAAQARIKELGLADEDELQSWFIRHFDTWLTARGRRLIGWDEILEGGLAPGAAVSSWRGYAGGIAAAEAGHDVVMCPEQQVYLDHRQHGGPDEPMPIGYVRTLEDVYRFEPVPPALGEEAARHVLGTQANVWSEVMQNRSRVDYQVFPRLAAFAEVAWSALPAPAERDFAGFERRMNAHYARLDALGVGYRPPSGPLPWQKRPGILGRPIEGAPPNV
- a CDS encoding FAD binding domain-containing protein, encoding MTTHAPQAAQSVTLPASLDEAVAALGAMPAAVPVAGGTDLMSAVNKGLLRPSGLVGLGRISELRGWHYQDGHALLGAGLTHARMGRPDFAALIPALAASARAAGPPQIRNAGTLGGNIATAAPTGDALPVLAALEAELVIAGPGGARREIPVSHLLAGREMLEPAELIGFVRVPLLHAPQVFLKATGRTGPGRATASVAIVLDPARRGVRCAVGAIAPMPLRPLEAERWIASLIDWDGARGLAPDALAAFGEYVAAACIPDQEPPADGGQAPPLPPAVLHLRRTVAALARRALGRALS
- a CDS encoding 2Fe-2S iron-sulfur cluster-binding protein, producing the protein MSKENPAEQHGGWEPTPQGGEYDGEATAFVHLPPEDLADIPLAAPGHGYVPPMILPLTPAAGLDPAATGNWAVQPPPPQAGQQEHGTQAQPPAQGAVHWPDPNQQSGYGYPPPGAQQPPSPYQEPYAGDPAATGQWSVDATAWPPPAPEAPETPASGPLSDDSGELYTAPPAADWYADRPATLPGGATAPWATREPAPEPLAPEPPPAEPSAAEAETEAETDAEAEAEQAAENAPDAAAADDAPARSREDAPSDALSDALSNVPSDATPGVPSELPEARPAAGEQPEAAERPAPASVPADEDVVPDAGPEPVAEASDTPPAAGPPLPSEHPAASYTLHVNGVDRPVTDAWIGESLLYVLRERLGLAGAKDGCSQGECGACNVQVDGRLVASCLVPAATTAGSEVRTVEGLAVDGEPSDVQRALASCGAVQCGFCIPGMAMTVHDLLEGNHAPSELETRRALCGNLCRCSGYRGVLDAVNEVIAGREAAAEAAAPPPESAEPEEARIPHQAAPGAGSVQAHQQDGGMA